One genomic region from Melioribacteraceae bacterium encodes:
- a CDS encoding YraN family protein, translating to MNNEERKNKRKTGTGGEEIACGFLTNLGYKILERNYQFGHGEIDIIAEDGDAIVFVEVKYRKNLDYGPPESAVTLSKQKQIRKIASAYLWEKEIKERPCRIDVVAILQYHGQKPEITHYVNAF from the coding sequence ATGAATAACGAAGAAAGAAAGAATAAACGTAAAACGGGAACCGGGGGGGAAGAAATTGCATGCGGGTTTCTTACCAATCTCGGTTATAAGATACTTGAGAGGAATTATCAATTCGGGCATGGTGAAATCGATATAATTGCAGAAGATGGAGATGCTATTGTTTTTGTTGAGGTGAAGTACAGAAAGAATCTGGATTACGGTCCACCGGAAAGTGCCGTTACTCTTTCGAAGCAGAAGCAGATCAGGAAAATCGCATCGGCATACTTATGGGAAAAAGAAATTAAAGAAAGGCCCTGCAGAATAGATGTGGTTGCAATTCTGCAGTATCACGGGCAGAAACCAGAGATAACACATTACGTAAATGCTTTTTAG
- a CDS encoding ABC transporter permease, with protein MKLPKLKQSRRLKYSDYLYNFFATITGLTIFNWEFIKQAFIPPYEISEIKKHMDELGVKTFGIVSITGLIIGLVLAMQSQPVLQRFGATDFLPGMVALSVVRELGPVITALIFAGRVSSGIGAELGSMRVTEQIDAMEVSAVNPFKFLVVTRVIATTMILPVLSVYVIVIAIFGGYIAVIITENMNIYYYIDSVLRSVEFGDFIPGVAKTFVFGYIVGLVGCYKGFTAEGGTEGVGRASTTSVVLSSLLILIFDMILVKISLWIWPTLG; from the coding sequence ATGAAATTACCCAAACTAAAACAGAGCCGCCGACTCAAGTATTCCGATTATCTATATAATTTTTTCGCAACTATCACCGGCCTTACAATTTTCAACTGGGAGTTCATAAAACAGGCATTCATTCCTCCATATGAGATTTCCGAGATAAAAAAGCATATGGACGAACTCGGAGTTAAAACTTTCGGAATAGTGAGTATTACCGGGCTGATAATTGGCCTGGTTCTGGCCATGCAGAGTCAGCCGGTTCTTCAGCGTTTCGGTGCAACGGATTTTCTACCCGGGATGGTTGCATTATCGGTTGTCCGAGAACTCGGACCGGTTATAACCGCACTAATATTTGCCGGACGGGTTAGTTCGGGAATAGGGGCAGAACTCGGTTCGATGCGTGTTACAGAACAGATCGATGCTATGGAAGTCTCGGCAGTTAATCCGTTTAAATTCCTGGTGGTCACTCGCGTAATAGCAACTACAATGATTCTTCCGGTTCTATCGGTTTATGTTATTGTGATAGCAATTTTCGGCGGATACATCGCAGTTATAATAACAGAAAATATGAACATTTATTACTATATCGATTCTGTTCTCCGCTCTGTGGAGTTCGGTGATTTTATACCCGGCGTTGCAAAAACTTTTGTCTTTGGTTATATAGTAGGGCTTGTTGGATGTTATAAAGGATTCACCGCGGAAGGTGGAACTGAAGGCGTTGGAAGAGCATCCACAACTTCAGTGGTTCTCTCATCGCTGCTTATTTTAATTTTTGATATGATACTTGTAAAAATATCGTTATGGATATGGCCGACATTAGGATAG
- a CDS encoding ABC transporter ATP-binding protein, translating into MADIRIVEIRNLSKRFEDLIVLDNISLEVHRAENLVVFGRSGQGKSVLLKCIIGLMPPDEGTILIKGEDISGLSVDDMNRLRKNIGFLFQGSALYDSMTVRENLSFPLKRNFPEMTPADITSKVINTLELVGLEDAVDKMPSELSGGMKKRIALARSIITDPELMLYDEPTTGLDPITTKEISELIINLQKKLNMTSIVVTHDLICAEIIADRAIFLKDAKIAYQGSIKELTSSGDSFLKNFFSNEIIKV; encoded by the coding sequence ATGGCCGACATTAGGATAGTTGAAATAAGAAATCTTTCCAAGAGATTCGAGGACCTGATCGTTCTCGACAATATTTCGCTCGAAGTACATCGTGCCGAGAATCTTGTTGTCTTCGGAAGAAGCGGTCAGGGTAAGAGCGTTCTGCTGAAATGCATTATCGGGCTGATGCCGCCGGATGAAGGGACAATTTTGATTAAGGGTGAGGATATATCCGGGCTTTCAGTGGATGATATGAACCGGTTACGTAAAAATATCGGTTTCCTGTTTCAGGGCTCGGCTCTTTACGATTCTATGACAGTAAGAGAGAACCTCTCGTTCCCTCTCAAGAGAAATTTTCCGGAGATGACTCCGGCCGATATAACAAGTAAAGTGATTAATACGCTTGAGCTAGTTGGTCTTGAAGATGCGGTGGATAAAATGCCGTCTGAATTATCCGGCGGTATGAAAAAAAGAATTGCCCTGGCCCGTTCGATTATAACAGACCCGGAATTGATGCTTTACGACGAACCGACAACCGGCCTGGACCCGATTACAACAAAAGAAATAAGCGAACTGATCATTAATCTTCAGAAGAAACTGAATATGACTTCAATTGTGGTTACTCACGATTTAATATGCGCTGAAATAATAGCAGACCGGGCAATTTTCCTGAAGGATGCAAAAATCGCATACCAGGGAAGTATTAAAGAACTTACAAGTTCCGGCGATAGCTTTTTGAAGAATTTTTTCAGTAACGAAATAATAAAAGTTTGA
- a CDS encoding MlaD family protein, with protein MLKQLEGARLGIFIFIGTVLLVISIFLLGSKEKLFTSTIEVKAYFNQIEGLKSGAPVRLSGYDIGSVSGISLVDQESGNVEVRMRIDVGLKHFIRLDSQAAIETEGLVGKKIVTITPGSPDLEVIEEGGIIKSKNPMNVAAIIEETEAVISYLKNLTKDLSEIIAKTNEGEGTFGKLVNDDRLYKAAVNITQNADKNMNALTDRLSDITDIIVNTSKSIGSIIANVDTAVIDVRKLVDRVEKGEGALGTLLTDQKIADSIRTLIYNFSKTSEDARMATSSLAENMEALKHNWLFKSYFEQRGYWNKAEYEIEIEKRLRDLQEQNDILDKKIKELLELEKNLEKNKK; from the coding sequence ATGTTAAAACAACTCGAAGGCGCCCGTTTAGGTATTTTCATTTTTATCGGGACAGTTTTACTTGTCATTTCGATTTTTCTCCTCGGAAGTAAAGAGAAACTCTTTACAAGTACAATTGAAGTGAAAGCTTATTTCAATCAGATCGAAGGATTGAAGTCGGGTGCGCCTGTTCGTTTGAGCGGCTATGATATCGGAAGCGTAAGCGGAATTTCCCTTGTCGACCAGGAATCGGGTAACGTAGAAGTGAGAATGCGTATCGATGTTGGACTGAAACATTTCATCCGTCTCGACAGTCAGGCGGCGATCGAAACGGAAGGCCTTGTCGGCAAAAAAATTGTAACAATCACTCCGGGTTCTCCCGACCTTGAAGTAATTGAAGAAGGCGGAATAATCAAATCCAAAAACCCGATGAATGTTGCCGCGATAATCGAAGAGACAGAAGCAGTCATATCATATCTCAAAAACCTGACGAAGGACCTGTCCGAGATAATCGCCAAGACCAACGAAGGTGAAGGAACATTCGGTAAACTTGTTAACGACGACCGGCTCTATAAAGCGGCCGTAAACATTACTCAGAATGCCGATAAAAATATGAACGCACTTACGGACCGGCTAAGCGACATTACTGATATTATTGTAAACACGAGCAAGAGTATCGGTTCAATAATCGCTAACGTTGATACCGCGGTAATTGATGTAAGAAAGCTTGTTGACAGGGTTGAAAAAGGTGAAGGAGCACTCGGTACTCTCCTAACCGATCAGAAAATTGCCGATTCGATCCGTACTTTGATTTACAATTTCTCCAAGACATCGGAGGATGCGCGTATGGCAACTTCCAGTCTGGCAGAAAATATGGAGGCGTTAAAGCACAACTGGTTGTTCAAAAGTTATTTCGAGCAGCGCGGTTACTGGAATAAAGCTGAATATGAAATTGAAATCGAAAAAAGATTAAGAGATTTGCAGGAACAGAACGACATTCTGGATAAAAAAATAAAAGAACTTCTGGAACTGGAAAAGAACCTGGAGAAGAATAAAAAATAA
- a CDS encoding transglycosylase SLT domain-containing protein gives MKYLLFVVLIFTASGLIAQKKFTEYDDTFKKYSKRFFGPGYDWKLFKAQSMAESSLLPEAVSPVGARGLMQLMPSTFADVQSANPEFDNIDDPVWNIAAGIYYDRQLYKAWKEIAESDEKFRFTFGSYNAGRGTILKAQEKAKDKNLDHTDWENISIVAPEVPRWRHEETLSYVEKINKFHTQLLK, from the coding sequence TTGAAATACCTTCTCTTTGTTGTCTTAATTTTTACTGCTTCGGGATTAATCGCTCAGAAAAAGTTTACCGAATATGACGATACTTTTAAAAAGTACAGCAAGCGCTTTTTCGGGCCGGGGTACGACTGGAAGTTATTTAAAGCCCAGAGTATGGCAGAGAGCAGTTTATTGCCGGAGGCTGTCAGCCCGGTTGGCGCAAGAGGACTGATGCAGCTAATGCCATCGACTTTTGCAGATGTTCAGAGTGCCAATCCTGAATTTGATAACATTGACGATCCCGTCTGGAATATTGCCGCGGGAATCTACTACGACCGCCAGCTCTATAAAGCCTGGAAAGAAATAGCGGAGAGCGATGAAAAATTCAGGTTTACATTCGGAAGTTATAATGCAGGCAGAGGTACTATTCTTAAAGCACAGGAAAAAGCGAAAGATAAAAATCTTGATCATACCGACTGGGAGAACATATCTATAGTAGCCCCGGAAGTTCCCAGATGGCGCCATGAAGAAACATTAAGTTATGTAGAGAAGATCAATAAATTCCACACGCAGCTTTTAAAGTAA
- a CDS encoding DUF350 domain-containing protein: MEWTIIGINFLYAVLGVLLMFISYKIFDKLSPKIDFEEELKKGNVAVSIFIAALFISIALIIAGALN, translated from the coding sequence ATGGAATGGACGATTATCGGGATTAATTTCCTTTATGCAGTTCTTGGTGTTTTATTAATGTTTATTTCTTACAAAATTTTTGATAAACTTTCCCCCAAGATCGATTTTGAAGAGGAACTTAAAAAGGGTAATGTGGCTGTGTCGATTTTTATTGCCGCATTGTTTATTTCGATCGCTTTAATAATTGCAGGGGCATTGAATTGA
- the uvrA gene encoding excinuclease ABC subunit UvrA, with product MAKNNKSQSEYKIIVRGARQHNLKNISLEIPRNKLVVFTGVSGSGKSSLVFDTIYAEGQRRYVESLSAYARQFLERMNKPDVDFINGISPAVAIEQKTGARNPRSTVGTSTEIYDYLRLLFARIGKTYCFSCGKIVRKDTVGSISEWLETQNAEEKFYIGFPIHSHEGRTVIEELDLLRKKGFFRIFIKNELIDLNSKITTPKSKENIIVVIDRFKIRKGNVRESLAESIEAAFKEGEGRLAIINADTNRIFHFTKFYECCGIRYEEPEPRFFSFNNPFGACPVCQGFGKTMGYEMDLIVPNPNLTLSEGAIAPWRTVKYSKYMRDLIRNNNNRIPLDVPFKDLSAEKLNLIKDGFKGFAGINGFFEHLEQKTYKMHIRILLSKYRGYTTCHACRGSRLRREALQVKIADNSVHDIVQMSIERAYVFFRSLKLTSTEKAIGQRIFEEIVKRLTFLNDVGLGYLTLDRLSSTLSGGETQRINLATSLGSALMSTLYVLDEPSIGLHPRDNSRLIKILKSLRDIGNTVIVVEHDPEMMREADMIFDMGPRAGIHGGEIIAQGSYNEIIKNDASLTGKYLSGRLTIPVPVERNTKKTESIKITGARENNLKNVTVEFPLKKFVVVTGVSGSGKSTLVHDILYSGIVKLNGGNPQKLGKFDSIEGARFVDQIEIVDQSPIGKSPRSNPISYVKGYELIRELYASTPAAKARGYKPGFFSFNVPGGRCDTCEGEGYVKIEMQFLADLYLECDDCKSTRFKKEVREITYKGKNIVDVLNMTVDEALLFFENVEKIQKTLRVLSDVGLGYIKLGQPSTTLSGGEAQRVKLASHLFTHRKNQHTLFIFDEPTTGLHFDDISKLLRCFQMLIENQNSVVIIEHNLDIIKCADHVIDLGPEAGDKGGFIVGVGTPEDISAIENSYTGKFLKGILA from the coding sequence ATGGCAAAGAATAATAAGTCACAGTCAGAATATAAAATAATCGTCAGGGGAGCCCGTCAGCATAACCTGAAGAACATATCCCTCGAGATACCGCGCAACAAGCTGGTTGTCTTTACAGGAGTAAGCGGAAGCGGGAAATCCTCGCTAGTATTCGACACAATTTATGCGGAGGGACAGAGACGATATGTAGAGAGCCTATCGGCATACGCACGCCAATTTTTGGAAAGGATGAACAAACCGGATGTAGATTTTATAAATGGTATCTCGCCTGCAGTTGCAATTGAACAGAAGACAGGTGCCCGGAATCCCCGTTCCACCGTTGGCACCAGTACAGAAATATATGATTATCTCCGCCTGCTATTCGCCAGAATCGGAAAGACATATTGTTTCAGCTGCGGAAAAATTGTTCGTAAGGATACTGTAGGTTCAATTTCCGAATGGCTCGAGACTCAAAACGCGGAAGAGAAGTTCTACATTGGGTTCCCGATTCATTCTCACGAGGGAAGGACTGTTATTGAAGAACTCGATCTCTTGAGAAAGAAAGGATTCTTCAGGATATTTATTAAGAATGAGCTTATCGATCTTAATTCGAAAATAACCACGCCGAAGTCCAAAGAGAATATTATAGTAGTAATCGACCGGTTTAAGATAAGGAAAGGAAATGTCCGCGAATCGCTGGCAGAATCGATCGAAGCCGCTTTCAAGGAAGGTGAAGGGCGTTTAGCAATAATTAACGCCGATACAAACAGGATCTTCCATTTCACAAAATTCTACGAATGCTGCGGAATCCGTTATGAAGAGCCCGAACCAAGATTTTTCTCTTTCAATAATCCTTTCGGTGCCTGCCCGGTCTGTCAGGGCTTCGGTAAAACAATGGGATACGAAATGGATCTTATTGTACCGAATCCGAATCTTACTCTGAGTGAAGGCGCAATTGCTCCGTGGCGTACGGTAAAGTACAGCAAGTACATGCGGGATCTTATTCGAAACAACAACAACAGGATTCCTCTTGACGTACCATTTAAAGATTTATCGGCAGAGAAACTGAATTTAATTAAAGATGGCTTTAAGGGATTTGCTGGTATAAACGGATTCTTTGAGCACCTTGAACAGAAGACTTACAAGATGCATATCAGAATTCTGCTGAGCAAATACAGAGGTTATACCACATGTCATGCATGTCGTGGTTCACGATTGAGACGCGAAGCTCTTCAGGTTAAGATTGCCGATAATTCAGTTCATGATATAGTTCAAATGTCTATTGAACGGGCATACGTATTTTTTAGATCTCTTAAATTGACAAGCACAGAAAAAGCAATTGGACAGAGAATCTTTGAAGAGATTGTTAAGCGTCTTACATTTTTGAACGACGTAGGACTCGGCTATCTTACATTAGACCGTTTAAGCAGTACTCTTTCCGGCGGCGAAACACAGAGAATCAATCTGGCAACATCACTCGGTTCGGCTCTTATGAGTACTCTTTATGTTCTCGACGAGCCGAGTATCGGACTTCATCCGCGCGATAATTCACGATTAATTAAAATACTCAAGTCTCTCCGCGATATCGGAAACACTGTAATAGTTGTTGAGCACGATCCGGAAATGATGCGCGAGGCGGATATGATATTTGATATGGGTCCTCGCGCAGGAATTCACGGAGGCGAGATTATTGCTCAGGGAAGTTATAATGAAATAATAAAAAACGATGCCTCTCTTACCGGGAAATATCTGTCCGGCCGGCTTACAATTCCGGTTCCAGTAGAGAGGAACACAAAGAAAACCGAATCGATAAAAATTACCGGGGCCAGGGAGAATAATCTTAAGAATGTAACGGTGGAATTCCCTCTTAAAAAATTTGTGGTTGTTACCGGAGTGAGCGGTTCCGGTAAAAGTACGCTTGTACACGATATTCTTTACAGTGGAATTGTAAAGCTGAATGGCGGTAATCCACAGAAGCTGGGTAAGTTCGATTCGATAGAAGGTGCCAGATTCGTCGATCAGATCGAAATTGTAGACCAGTCGCCAATCGGAAAGTCTCCGCGTTCAAATCCGATCAGCTATGTTAAGGGTTATGAACTGATAAGAGAATTATACGCATCCACACCTGCAGCTAAAGCAAGGGGATATAAACCCGGATTCTTTTCTTTCAATGTACCGGGCGGCAGATGCGATACCTGCGAAGGTGAAGGATATGTTAAGATTGAAATGCAGTTCCTTGCAGATCTCTACCTTGAATGCGACGATTGTAAAAGTACACGATTCAAAAAAGAGGTAAGAGAGATTACATACAAAGGGAAAAATATTGTTGATGTGCTGAATATGACCGTTGACGAAGCATTGTTGTTCTTCGAAAATGTTGAGAAGATTCAGAAGACATTAAGAGTGCTCTCCGACGTAGGACTGGGATATATTAAGCTCGGTCAGCCTTCCACCACTCTTTCCGGCGGTGAAGCCCAGCGAGTTAAACTTGCGTCCCACCTTTTTACTCACAGAAAAAACCAGCATACTCTCTTCATCTTCGACGAACCAACTACCGGACTTCATTTCGACGACATAAGCAAACTTCTGAGATGTTTTCAGATGCTGATTGAAAACCAGAATTCTGTTGTTATAATCGAGCACAATCTCGATATAATCAAATGCGCGGATCATGTGATAGACCTGGGTCCCGAAGCTGGCGATAAGGGGGGCTTTATTGTTGGTGTTGGAACTCCGGAGGATATATCCGCCATTGAAAACTCATACACCGGTAAATTCTTAAAAGGAATTTTAGCTTAA